From a region of the Pseudanabaena sp. ABRG5-3 genome:
- a CDS encoding HD family phosphohydrolase, with product MGIVPNQATSLPENRPSRKWSGRAIIGITFVCIVSTLSIRFYAEPRLTIGKFVDQDLRSPKTLLATDIEATKQAQEQAKQQVVPIYRSNPEMDANSLKHLEELLRVGDNLRLSSGNLPYVDRKILSDEVQQYLRRVSDSVWEQLQDKAYRLASNPNNQASAIPINKEQDISALAIIELSLYKLNAPSQDYQNLINKITEVRRAYAMTQEKVAQGPAMFRDRLLEMTNEQWENNKKLIRHSLVELQTSGVVIGLPDQILQSRLTNLRNLPTNEEHRAMAISLLSSTVKPNLTIDYVGTTERAIKASESVQTQKIFIKTGDLIVKGGEKITERQFVILDELQMTQRQLNLMGLSLMVGSTAIAFGIFGYANRRWQYFLKVKLHIKDFCNLGIICTGNAIATVLMAPHMIFFVPLASMGLIIGSFYSSRLALLITCLTSALLGIAISADLVALMPVLIGTIIAAAITDRPLTRSHLAATGLLVAVIQAAVYIAITLIGGTTPPILILLTALKYASGGMISAIVALGAIPYLEHISYALTPFRLAELANLDRPLLRRLVTETPGTFQHTLFVANLAEAAARELGADTTLVRTGTLYHDIGKTLKPEYFIENQMGQTNPHDILNDPWLSAKIVKDHVSGGIKLAQKHHLPEMLQAFIPEHQGTITISYFYCQAKNRSDYVIESEFRYAGPIPQSRETGIVMLADACEAALRSLGTETTLEAAKNLLMQIFKARWDDGQLQDCSLTWEDLDRIAPVFIKVWQERNHGRIKYPHLAEKLDPSGSALPEHLCTPKGLDTLAEQNTIPKTIALK from the coding sequence ATGGGAATTGTTCCCAATCAAGCAACATCGCTCCCTGAAAATCGTCCATCTCGCAAGTGGTCTGGTCGAGCGATCATAGGAATTACCTTTGTCTGTATTGTTTCAACCCTAAGTATTCGTTTTTATGCAGAGCCGCGCTTAACCATTGGTAAATTTGTTGACCAAGATTTGCGATCGCCTAAAACGCTCTTAGCCACAGACATTGAGGCAACTAAACAGGCTCAAGAACAAGCCAAACAGCAAGTGGTTCCGATCTATCGCAGCAATCCTGAGATGGACGCGAATTCTTTAAAACACCTAGAAGAATTGTTACGAGTTGGTGATAATTTACGCCTATCTTCTGGCAACTTACCCTATGTCGATCGCAAAATCCTAAGTGATGAAGTACAGCAATATTTGCGACGAGTTTCTGATTCAGTATGGGAGCAGTTGCAAGATAAAGCCTATAGGCTAGCAAGTAATCCCAATAATCAAGCTAGCGCAATCCCCATTAACAAAGAACAAGACATTTCCGCTTTAGCAATTATTGAGCTATCTCTCTACAAACTTAATGCCCCATCTCAAGACTATCAAAATTTAATTAATAAGATTACGGAGGTTCGTCGCGCCTATGCGATGACTCAAGAAAAAGTTGCCCAAGGTCCAGCGATGTTTCGCGATCGCCTTTTAGAGATGACCAATGAGCAATGGGAAAACAACAAAAAACTCATTCGCCACAGTTTGGTTGAGCTACAAACATCAGGAGTTGTGATCGGTTTACCAGATCAGATATTGCAATCTCGACTCACCAATCTGAGAAATCTACCAACCAATGAAGAGCATCGCGCTATGGCGATCTCGCTTCTCAGCTCTACAGTAAAACCAAATCTGACTATTGACTATGTTGGCACAACTGAACGAGCGATCAAAGCATCGGAGTCTGTCCAAACCCAGAAAATTTTCATTAAAACGGGTGACCTAATTGTTAAAGGGGGCGAAAAGATTACAGAGCGGCAATTTGTCATTTTAGATGAACTCCAAATGACGCAAAGGCAACTCAACCTCATGGGGTTGTCCTTAATGGTTGGCTCTACTGCGATCGCCTTTGGCATCTTTGGCTATGCCAATCGGCGATGGCAATATTTCCTCAAAGTCAAATTACATATTAAAGATTTTTGTAATCTTGGCATCATTTGTACTGGCAATGCCATAGCAACAGTATTAATGGCTCCCCACATGATTTTCTTTGTGCCGTTAGCCAGTATGGGCTTGATCATTGGTAGTTTTTACAGTTCACGTCTAGCTCTGTTAATTACCTGCCTAACATCAGCATTACTAGGCATTGCCATTAGTGCTGACTTGGTCGCGTTAATGCCTGTATTAATTGGCACAATTATTGCAGCCGCTATTACTGATCGCCCTCTAACGAGATCTCATCTCGCGGCAACAGGGTTACTAGTAGCTGTTATCCAAGCGGCGGTATATATCGCGATCACCCTCATTGGCGGCACAACCCCACCGATACTAATCCTACTTACAGCCCTTAAATATGCCTCTGGTGGCATGATTTCCGCAATCGTCGCACTTGGAGCAATTCCTTACCTAGAGCATATTTCCTATGCCCTAACTCCCTTCCGACTGGCAGAGCTTGCAAACCTTGATCGCCCCCTATTAAGGCGTTTAGTTACCGAAACCCCCGGCACTTTTCAGCATACTTTATTTGTGGCAAATCTCGCTGAAGCTGCTGCTCGCGAACTAGGAGCTGACACCACTTTAGTAAGAACAGGCACTCTCTATCACGATATTGGTAAAACCCTCAAACCTGAATATTTCATTGAAAATCAAATGGGGCAAACCAATCCCCATGACATCCTGAATGACCCTTGGCTCAGCGCCAAAATTGTCAAGGATCATGTTTCTGGCGGCATCAAACTAGCTCAAAAACATCACCTTCCTGAAATGCTTCAAGCTTTTATTCCAGAACATCAAGGCACAATCACTATTTCCTACTTCTATTGTCAAGCCAAGAATCGATCAGACTATGTAATTGAGTCAGAATTTCGCTATGCGGGCCCCATTCCTCAATCTCGCGAGACGGGCATTGTGATGTTGGCGGATGCCTGTGAAGCTGCTTTGCGATCGCTTGGTACGGAAACTACCTTAGAAGCAGCTAAGAACTTACTCATGCAAATTTTTAAAGCAAGATGGGATGATGGACAACTCCAAGATTGTTCGTTAACGTGGGAAGACTTAGACCGCATTGCCCCTGTATTTATTAAAGTTTGGCAAGAGCGTAATCACGGCAGAATTAAATATCCACATCTAGCCGAAAAACTTGATCCTTCTGGCTCAGCTTTACCTGAGCATCTCTGTACACCAAAGGGTCTAGATACCTTAGCAGAGCAAAATACTATTCCCAAAACGATCGCCTTGAAATAG
- a CDS encoding SpoIID/LytB domain-containing protein — protein MMKHFSKGMYTLFLSLILVLVAGVSQAAAANLLRVLVKEENSSKMSVAVTQPATLQISGQASRRLDPGKWYTLPLTSAYRITPSNNGLVQVGNTLYPGEIELRAWNNKAIAVNVLSLEEYLRSVVPSEMPASWHMDALMAQAVAARSYAVNTQRQRKWGEAPYDLVSDTRDQVYKGFYRYDPKTGQAIALIHSRSDQAVASTAGYMLRPGFKGYYRARLPRNWISWGGGYMPVSDGQHLDQEMTQQMAQNGWNWVQILSWWYRDQPIKN, from the coding sequence ATGATGAAACACTTCTCCAAAGGGATGTATACGCTATTTTTGTCCTTGATCTTGGTACTTGTTGCTGGAGTATCTCAAGCAGCCGCAGCTAACCTCTTAAGGGTTTTGGTGAAAGAAGAAAATAGCTCCAAGATGTCTGTAGCGGTGACTCAACCTGCAACTTTACAAATTTCAGGGCAAGCTAGCCGTCGTCTTGATCCTGGTAAGTGGTACACATTACCTCTAACATCTGCCTATCGCATTACACCCAGTAACAATGGGTTAGTGCAGGTTGGCAACACTCTATACCCAGGTGAAATTGAATTACGTGCTTGGAATAACAAAGCGATCGCAGTTAATGTTTTATCCCTTGAGGAATATCTGCGTAGTGTTGTTCCTAGCGAAATGCCTGCTAGTTGGCATATGGACGCATTAATGGCTCAAGCAGTGGCTGCCCGTAGTTATGCTGTTAATACCCAGCGTCAGCGTAAATGGGGCGAAGCTCCCTACGATCTAGTCAGTGATACTCGCGATCAGGTTTATAAAGGTTTTTATCGCTATGATCCCAAAACAGGTCAAGCGATCGCTTTAATCCATAGCCGTAGCGATCAAGCAGTTGCCTCGACCGCAGGTTATATGCTCAGACCGGGTTTTAAAGGTTACTATCGCGCTCGCCTACCGCGCAATTGGATTAGCTGGGGTGGTGGGTATATGCCCGTATCCGATGGTCAACACCTCGATCAAGAAATGACCCAACAAATGGCTCAGAATGGCTGGAATTGGGTACAAATTCTATCTTGGTGGTATCGAGATCAACCCATCAAAAACTAA
- a CDS encoding Holliday junction resolvase-like protein yields MEIIVSLLVGIILGSSITYYIAQKSQHVKTIREYESRIQTLEKRHQQDIKDARNRSIDGSRAVIKGKIAEQLAPVLPNFKYLPSDARFIGDPIDYIIFNGYTQLKDNSGSESDLEIIILDVKTGNASLSQLQQAIAKAINAGKVRFEVIRPDAYDQNQLNDQNQQLQPSFPPQKYITDIRKKHPRAYEAWTKEEDEKLIRLYREGLKPNQLAIEFQRQIGGIRSRLKKLGLL; encoded by the coding sequence ATGGAGATAATAGTTTCATTACTTGTTGGGATTATCTTGGGTAGCTCAATCACATACTACATCGCACAAAAATCACAACATGTAAAAACAATTAGGGAATATGAATCAAGAATACAAACTCTAGAAAAAAGACATCAACAAGATATCAAAGATGCGAGAAACAGAAGCATCGATGGTAGTCGAGCGGTTATTAAAGGGAAAATTGCTGAACAACTAGCACCTGTCTTGCCAAATTTTAAATATCTACCATCAGATGCCAGATTTATAGGTGATCCAATTGACTATATTATTTTCAATGGATATACACAGCTTAAAGACAATAGTGGCTCTGAGAGTGATTTAGAAATCATAATTTTGGATGTTAAAACTGGTAATGCTTCTTTGTCTCAATTGCAACAAGCAATTGCTAAAGCAATCAATGCAGGCAAAGTAAGGTTTGAAGTAATCCGACCAGATGCTTATGATCAAAATCAGCTAAATGATCAAAATCAGCAGTTACAACCCAGCTTTCCTCCTCAGAAATACATTACAGATATTCGTAAAAAACATCCACGTGCCTATGAAGCTTGGACTAAAGAAGAGGATGAGAAATTAATTCGATTGTACAGAGAGGGTCTAAAACCCAATCAACTTGCTATTGAGTTCCAAAGACAAATAGGCGGAATCCGTTCCCGACTCAAAAAGCTAGGGTTACTATAA
- a CDS encoding HAD family hydrolase: MKKRIFTDFDGPIMDVSERYYQVYLYCLAKIRQPEQVVRTLSKSEFWEYKRSQVPEKEIAIMSGFEDEQQAIRFAHLRRATVHTNPYFDYDRLLESAIPALEKAQQAGVDLAVMTMRRRRELEPVLDQYNLRRFFKSDRIFCLDDDYVKTVDTQDKPKLMKLAQANLPSVDQQWMIGDTEADILAAQSHNIPAIAVLSGIRNQPQLEKYQPSQILPDLTTSINTILEN, encoded by the coding sequence ATGAAAAAACGCATATTTACTGACTTTGATGGTCCAATTATGGATGTATCAGAGCGCTATTACCAAGTTTATTTATACTGCCTTGCCAAGATCCGTCAGCCTGAGCAGGTAGTGAGAACCCTATCAAAATCTGAGTTTTGGGAATATAAGCGATCGCAAGTTCCCGAAAAAGAAATTGCGATAATGTCGGGCTTTGAGGATGAACAACAAGCTATTCGCTTTGCTCACCTCCGCCGCGCTACAGTCCATACTAATCCCTATTTTGACTATGATCGCCTGCTCGAAAGTGCCATCCCTGCTCTAGAAAAAGCACAACAAGCGGGAGTCGATCTGGCGGTAATGACCATGCGCCGCCGCCGTGAACTAGAACCAGTTCTAGATCAATATAATTTAAGGCGGTTTTTCAAAAGCGATCGCATTTTTTGCCTTGATGATGATTATGTAAAAACTGTTGATACTCAAGACAAGCCCAAGTTAATGAAACTTGCCCAAGCTAATTTACCCAGTGTCGATCAACAATGGATGATTGGTGATACTGAAGCTGATATTTTAGCGGCTCAAAGTCATAATATTCCTGCGATCGCTGTCCTAAGTGGTATTCGCAACCAACCTCAACTAGAAAAATACCAGCCAAGTCAAATTCTTCCTGATTTAACAACCTCAATAAATACAATTCTAGAAAATTGA
- a CDS encoding helix-turn-helix domain-containing protein, whose protein sequence is MTNPAEPTPTTLTNTSIALSERELQVIELVAAGLTNQDIAVQLAISKRTVDNHISNILTKTKTDNRVALVRWALQWGKVCIDEVNCCIIDTTPINPINSVNVLNTQELESA, encoded by the coding sequence ATGACCAATCCTGCCGAACCAACTCCAACCACCTTGACAAACACATCAATTGCCCTGTCTGAGCGAGAACTTCAAGTGATTGAACTAGTGGCTGCGGGCTTAACCAATCAAGATATCGCTGTTCAACTGGCGATCAGCAAACGAACTGTTGATAATCACATTAGTAATATTTTAACCAAAACCAAAACCGACAATCGCGTTGCCCTAGTACGCTGGGCTTTGCAATGGGGCAAGGTCTGCATTGATGAAGTAAACTGCTGCATCATTGACACAACACCCATTAATCCCATTAACAGTGTCAACGTTCTTAATACGCAGGAATTAGAAAGTGCTTAG
- a CDS encoding DUF2232 domain-containing protein, producing the protein MSPFPSKDPRAMVETAFLASTTAMLFLINYYFPLGPLLRMLFPLPTALAYLRWNGRAAWMAMIVTALLLAILMGPTRSIQYIIPHGLVGVTLGYLWKRDFPWSGSLSIATVISSLGTAFQFVFLSILLGENLWTYSIVQITGFLNWLMQLFGSLEQPDFAAIQTFAIAAIVFSNFAYQLLVHLVAWIVLDRLGNPIPAPPKWIESLLA; encoded by the coding sequence ATGTCTCCATTCCCATCCAAAGATCCCCGCGCTATGGTAGAAACTGCTTTTCTAGCAAGTACTACCGCCATGTTGTTTTTAATTAACTATTACTTTCCCCTTGGTCCCTTGCTGCGAATGCTATTTCCCTTGCCAACAGCTTTAGCATATTTACGCTGGAATGGTCGAGCGGCATGGATGGCAATGATCGTTACCGCCTTACTGCTAGCGATCCTAATGGGACCTACACGCAGCATTCAATATATTATTCCGCATGGCTTGGTGGGGGTCACTTTAGGGTATCTATGGAAACGTGATTTTCCTTGGTCTGGTTCTCTCAGTATTGCTACGGTAATTAGCTCTTTAGGAACAGCTTTTCAGTTTGTATTTCTCTCAATCCTATTAGGCGAGAATCTCTGGACCTATTCAATTGTGCAAATTACAGGATTTCTCAATTGGCTGATGCAGCTTTTCGGGTCGCTAGAACAACCAGATTTTGCCGCAATTCAAACCTTTGCGATCGCCGCAATCGTCTTTAGTAACTTTGCCTATCAATTACTAGTTCACCTAGTAGCTTGGATTGTCCTTGATCGGCTTGGCAATCCCATCCCTGCTCCCCCCAAATGGATAGAATCTTTGCTAGCTTAG
- the lgt gene encoding prolipoprotein diacylglyceryl transferase, with amino-acid sequence MINLLPFAFEFTSPGPIAFELGPITVRWYGLLIASAIILGTVLAQTLAKKRNVDPELVGDLAIWLVVGAIPCARFYYVLFEWQRFQTQPWYKVFAIWEGGIAIHGAIIGGAIAATLFCKRQQISTWLMADIVMPAVILGQAIGRWGNFFNSEAFGAPTDLPWKLFIPINRRPPELINESYFHPTFLYESLWNVGVFAILIFTFLRFPKLRTGTITMIYAIAYSLGRFWIEGLRTDSLMIGPLRTAQMISLSAIAAGIFGLIWLYGLRRRFPDTISKELPTENT; translated from the coding sequence GTGATTAATTTGTTGCCGTTTGCTTTTGAATTTACTTCCCCAGGACCGATCGCCTTTGAGCTTGGCCCGATTACTGTGCGTTGGTATGGATTGCTGATTGCTTCGGCAATTATTTTAGGTACGGTATTGGCGCAAACCCTTGCAAAAAAACGCAATGTTGATCCTGAATTAGTTGGTGATCTGGCGATCTGGCTAGTCGTAGGAGCAATTCCCTGTGCCCGTTTTTACTATGTACTCTTTGAGTGGCAGCGTTTTCAGACTCAGCCTTGGTACAAAGTATTTGCCATCTGGGAAGGTGGAATTGCTATTCATGGTGCAATCATCGGTGGCGCGATCGCGGCAACTCTTTTTTGTAAGAGACAACAGATTTCCACTTGGCTCATGGCAGATATCGTCATGCCTGCGGTAATCCTCGGACAAGCGATCGGGCGTTGGGGCAACTTCTTTAATTCCGAAGCCTTTGGCGCTCCTACGGATTTACCTTGGAAATTATTCATTCCGATCAACCGTCGCCCTCCCGAATTAATCAACGAGTCCTATTTTCATCCCACATTTCTCTATGAGTCCCTTTGGAATGTTGGTGTATTTGCAATTTTGATCTTTACTTTCTTGCGTTTCCCCAAACTGCGAACAGGCACAATCACGATGATCTATGCGATCGCCTATAGTTTGGGTCGATTTTGGATCGAAGGTTTACGCACCGATAGTCTAATGATTGGACCTCTGCGTACTGCCCAAATGATTAGCTTAAGTGCGATCGCCGCAGGCATTTTTGGCTTAATTTGGCTATACGGATTGCGTCGTCGTTTTCCCGACACAATTTCTAAAGAACTACCTACCGAAAACACATAA
- a CDS encoding aspartate aminotransferase, translated as MKTWLKPAQRLEKLPQYVFARLDELKLRAKEQGLDLIDLGMGNPDGPTPQPVIDSAIAALQNPKNHGYPPFEGTASFRRAITDWYKRRYNVQLDSEGEALPLIGSKEGLGHLAIAYIDPGDVVLVPSPAYPAHFRGPLLAGGEIYEMILTAENNWLIDLSAIPEEVAQRAKVMYFNYPANPTGAIAPREFFEEAVAFAKKYEILLVHDLCYAELAFDGYQPTSLLEIEGGKDVGVEFHTLSKTYNMAGWRVGFVVGNRHIIQGLRTLKTNLDYGIFSAIQVAAETALQLPDQYLEAVCDRYKERRDFLIAGLGELGWDIPKTYATMYLWIPVPVGMTSADFALKVLESTGVVFTPGSAFGKGGEGYVRISLIADCDRLGEALNRLKQAGIRYK; from the coding sequence GTTTTTGCCCGCTTAGATGAGTTGAAGTTACGAGCGAAAGAGCAAGGTCTAGATTTGATCGATTTGGGCATGGGTAACCCCGATGGACCTACGCCTCAGCCTGTGATTGATTCTGCGATCGCTGCTTTACAAAATCCCAAAAATCATGGCTATCCCCCCTTTGAAGGCACTGCTAGTTTTCGCCGCGCAATTACGGACTGGTACAAACGTCGTTACAATGTGCAACTTGACTCTGAGGGGGAAGCCTTACCTTTAATCGGCTCGAAAGAAGGTTTAGGACATTTAGCGATCGCCTATATCGATCCAGGGGATGTGGTGCTTGTGCCTAGCCCTGCCTATCCTGCCCATTTTCGGGGACCCTTACTCGCAGGTGGCGAAATCTATGAAATGATTCTCACTGCCGAAAATAATTGGTTGATCGACCTATCGGCTATTCCTGAAGAGGTTGCCCAACGCGCAAAGGTTATGTATTTCAACTACCCTGCTAACCCCACAGGGGCGATCGCGCCACGAGAATTCTTTGAAGAAGCGGTTGCCTTTGCCAAGAAGTATGAGATCCTTCTAGTCCATGATCTTTGCTATGCCGAACTTGCCTTTGATGGCTATCAGCCCACCAGCTTACTAGAAATCGAAGGCGGAAAAGATGTTGGGGTCGAGTTTCACACCCTCTCCAAAACCTACAATATGGCTGGCTGGCGCGTCGGCTTTGTCGTTGGTAATCGTCACATCATCCAAGGTTTACGAACTCTCAAAACTAACCTTGATTACGGTATTTTCTCGGCAATTCAAGTAGCCGCAGAAACAGCACTACAACTACCTGACCAATATCTAGAAGCAGTCTGCGATCGCTACAAAGAGCGCCGTGATTTCCTAATTGCAGGACTGGGCGAACTAGGATGGGACATTCCTAAAACCTATGCCACGATGTATCTCTGGATTCCTGTACCTGTGGGCATGACCTCCGCCGACTTTGCCCTCAAGGTGTTAGAAAGTACAGGTGTTGTCTTCACCCCCGGTAGTGCCTTTGGTAAAGGTGGTGAAGGCTATGTCAGAATCAGTTTAATCGCCGATTGCGATCGCTTAGGTGAAGCATTAAATCGCCTCAAGCAAGCAGGTATCAGGTACAAATAG